The following proteins are co-located in the Marinomonas profundi genome:
- the fabB gene encoding beta-ketoacyl-ACP synthase I, translated as MRRVVVTGLGIVSCLGNDKESVLNSLREGQSGIRFAEDYKEHGFRSHVCGRIDLDAESIDRKIRRFMGDAATYAYVSMQQAILDSGLTEDQVSNIRTGLVAGSGGASAKNLVDSADTLREKGVKRVGPYRVTQTMGSTVSACLATPFKIKGVNYSITSACSTSAHCIGNAMELIQLGKQDIVFAGGGEEESWTQTCMFDAMGALSSKYNETPEKASRAYDANRDGFVIAGGGGMLVIEELEHAKARGAKIYAELVGYGATSDGYDMVAPSGEGAVRCMQMAMSTIDGDIDYINTHGTSTPAGDMKELQAVNETFGDKIPLISSTKSLSGHSLGAAGVHEAIYCLLMMENNFIAASANIDELDPAAGNIPVVTTRKDNADLNLIMSNSFGFGGTNASLVFKKYTA; from the coding sequence ATGCGTCGTGTAGTAGTAACAGGTCTTGGCATTGTCAGCTGTCTTGGCAATGATAAAGAAAGCGTTCTAAACTCCTTACGCGAGGGCCAGTCTGGCATTCGTTTCGCTGAAGACTATAAAGAGCATGGCTTTCGTAGCCATGTTTGTGGTCGCATCGACTTAGATGCTGAAAGTATTGATCGCAAAATTCGTCGCTTCATGGGCGATGCCGCGACTTACGCTTATGTATCTATGCAACAAGCGATTCTAGACTCTGGCTTAACAGAAGACCAAGTATCCAATATTCGTACTGGTTTAGTGGCTGGATCTGGCGGCGCATCTGCCAAAAATCTAGTCGATTCTGCAGACACGCTACGTGAAAAAGGCGTTAAGCGCGTTGGCCCGTACCGCGTCACCCAAACCATGGGCAGTACTGTCTCTGCTTGTTTGGCGACACCGTTCAAGATCAAGGGCGTTAACTATTCCATCACGTCCGCATGTTCAACCAGTGCACACTGTATTGGTAATGCCATGGAGCTTATCCAGTTAGGCAAACAGGACATCGTCTTTGCCGGTGGTGGTGAAGAAGAGAGCTGGACTCAAACTTGTATGTTTGATGCCATGGGCGCTCTATCGTCTAAATACAACGAAACACCTGAAAAAGCGTCTCGCGCCTACGATGCAAACCGTGATGGTTTCGTTATTGCTGGCGGTGGCGGTATGCTCGTTATCGAAGAGCTAGAACACGCCAAAGCTCGCGGTGCAAAAATCTACGCTGAATTAGTAGGTTACGGTGCAACATCTGATGGCTACGACATGGTAGCCCCTTCCGGTGAAGGCGCTGTACGCTGCATGCAAATGGCGATGAGCACAATTGATGGCGACATTGATTACATCAACACTCATGGCACAAGCACCCCTGCTGGCGACATGAAAGAGCTACAAGCCGTCAACGAAACTTTCGGTGATAAAATCCCTTTGATCAGCTCGACAAAGTCTTTGTCTGGCCACTCTTTGGGCGCTGCAGGCGTTCATGAAGCGATCTACTGCTTGCTGATGATGGAAAACAACTTCATCGCCGCTTCCGCAAACATAGATGAACTTGACCCAGCCGCCGGAAACATTCCAGTGGTAACGACGCGTAAAGACAATGCAGATTTGAATCTGATTATGTCTAACAGCTTTGGATTTGGCGGCACCAACGCCAGCTTAGTATTCAAAAAATACACAGCGTAA
- a CDS encoding lysophospholipid acyltransferase family protein: MSMLGALRSWVGSIIFAIYYMVSTIIFGVLAPFATVLLPKNYRQPVLNLHNKGLLFVFRVFCGVKVEIIGLEHINKNRPVVLVANHQSEWETYVLQVLMAPVSTVLKKELLSVPFFGWGLRMVQPIAIDRSQRTNALKQIISQGKERLDDGRSVLIFPEGTRIAPNEEQAFNKGAAMLATSAGVPILPVVHNAGYTWPGKRWRKFPGSIRVVIGPIIESEGKKTSALHDEMDVWMRTEMAKLPKGNDFLF, from the coding sequence ATGAGCATGTTGGGGGCGTTGAGGTCGTGGGTCGGCTCAATAATATTCGCCATTTATTACATGGTATCCACCATTATATTTGGTGTGTTGGCGCCTTTCGCAACGGTTTTGTTGCCGAAGAATTATCGCCAGCCAGTATTGAATCTGCATAACAAAGGCTTATTGTTTGTCTTTCGGGTTTTTTGTGGTGTGAAGGTTGAGATTATTGGCTTAGAGCATATTAATAAAAACCGTCCCGTGGTGCTGGTGGCCAATCATCAAAGCGAGTGGGAAACCTATGTTTTGCAAGTGCTGATGGCGCCGGTTTCTACGGTATTGAAGAAAGAGCTATTGTCCGTGCCATTCTTTGGTTGGGGATTGCGTATGGTGCAACCTATCGCGATTGATCGCTCTCAGCGCACCAATGCCTTGAAGCAAATTATTAGTCAGGGCAAAGAGCGCTTAGACGATGGTCGCTCTGTGTTGATCTTTCCAGAAGGTACGCGCATCGCACCAAACGAAGAGCAAGCCTTTAATAAAGGCGCTGCCATGCTGGCCACGTCCGCAGGTGTGCCTATTCTGCCTGTGGTGCATAACGCGGGCTATACTTGGCCAGGTAAGCGCTGGCGTAAATTCCCCGGCTCGATTCGGGTGGTTATTGGCCCTATTATTGAGTCTGAAGGCAAGAAAACATCGGCTTTACACGATGAAATGGATGTTTGGATGCGAACGGAAATGGCGAAGCTGCCGAAAGGCAATGACTTTCTGTTTTAG
- the rplU gene encoding 50S ribosomal protein L21 produces MFAVIKTGGKQYRVEEGQTLKVEKLAVEEGGAIQFDDVLLVCNGDDVKVGAPVVEGAKVTAEVVAHGRGDKVKILKFRRRKHSMKRMGHRQWFTEVKITGIN; encoded by the coding sequence ATGTTTGCAGTGATCAAAACTGGCGGTAAGCAATACCGTGTAGAAGAAGGCCAAACCCTTAAGGTTGAGAAATTAGCTGTTGAAGAAGGTGGCGCGATTCAATTCGATGACGTTCTTCTTGTATGCAATGGCGACGACGTTAAAGTTGGTGCACCAGTTGTAGAAGGCGCTAAAGTAACAGCGGAAGTTGTTGCTCATGGTCGCGGAGACAAAGTGAAAATTTTGAAATTCCGTCGTCGTAAGCATTCTATGAAGCGTATGGGTCATCGTCAGTGGTTCACAGAAGTGAAAATAACTGGCATTAACTAA
- a CDS encoding 1-acyl-sn-glycerol-3-phosphate acyltransferase yields the protein MDQFHDIRPYNDDEVAKVLNNLVEMPDFINTIIGFRFAQWPRFLRAPLAFCVKLALKRQIANISNVHEFQTRVASYMERMIKTTTTNVEYRGIEKLEKGVGYLFLSNHRDIAMDPAFVNYGLYLAGLNTVRIAIGDNLLRRPFVSDLMRLNKSFIVKRSANGIREMMAAFGQLSAYITESLMTDQANIWIAQKEGRAKDGLDQTDPAIIKMFFMSQKKAKTPFADAMANLKIVPVSIAYEYDPCAFDKARELHQKSTTGAYEKAEFEDIDSIKNGIVGQKGKVVVTFGDVIKDGFETPEAFVAEVDRQIITHYAIQSTNEAALALQQGLPSGDSAFSNYLERCPENLRETVLAMYANPLKQQKKYLNKSFE from the coding sequence ATGGATCAGTTTCACGATATACGCCCCTACAACGACGATGAAGTCGCCAAGGTGTTGAATAATCTGGTTGAAATGCCCGATTTTATTAATACGATTATTGGCTTTCGTTTTGCCCAATGGCCTAGGTTTTTACGTGCGCCGTTGGCATTTTGCGTCAAACTGGCGCTAAAGCGTCAGATTGCTAATATTTCGAATGTTCATGAATTCCAAACGCGTGTCGCCAGCTACATGGAACGGATGATAAAAACCACGACCACGAATGTGGAATACCGTGGCATTGAAAAGCTAGAAAAAGGCGTTGGTTATTTGTTCTTGTCGAATCATAGAGACATCGCCATGGACCCTGCTTTTGTTAACTATGGTTTGTACTTGGCGGGGTTGAATACGGTGCGAATTGCCATTGGCGATAACTTATTGCGTCGTCCTTTTGTGTCGGACCTAATGCGCCTTAATAAAAGCTTTATCGTCAAACGCTCGGCCAATGGTATTCGAGAAATGATGGCGGCGTTTGGGCAATTATCTGCTTATATCACAGAGTCGCTGATGACAGATCAGGCGAACATTTGGATTGCGCAAAAAGAAGGGCGTGCCAAAGATGGTTTAGATCAAACCGACCCTGCGATTATCAAAATGTTCTTTATGAGCCAAAAGAAGGCAAAGACGCCTTTCGCTGACGCCATGGCGAACTTAAAAATTGTCCCCGTTTCGATTGCTTATGAATACGATCCTTGTGCCTTTGATAAGGCGCGCGAGTTGCATCAAAAGTCGACGACAGGGGCTTATGAAAAAGCCGAATTTGAAGACATAGACAGCATTAAAAATGGCATTGTCGGTCAAAAAGGCAAGGTAGTGGTTACGTTTGGCGATGTGATAAAAGACGGTTTTGAAACGCCGGAAGCCTTTGTTGCTGAAGTTGATCGTCAAATTATTACCCACTATGCGATTCAGTCTACTAATGAGGCGGCACTTGCTTTGCAGCAGGGTTTGCCTTCAGGTGACAGTGCGTTTTCGAATTACCTTGAGCGCTGCCCTGAGAATTTAAGAGAAACGGTGTTGGCTATGTACGCCAATCCATTGAAGCAACAAAAAAAGTATCTGAATAAATCATTCGAATAA
- the rpmA gene encoding 50S ribosomal protein L27 → MAHKKAGGSTRNGRDSESKRLGVKRFGGQAVIPGNILVRQRGTQFHPGVGVQIGKDHTLFAVAEGQVKFEVKGKLKRRTVSVVAA, encoded by the coding sequence ATGGCTCATAAAAAGGCGGGTGGTAGTACTCGTAACGGTCGCGATTCCGAGTCGAAACGATTAGGTGTCAAACGTTTTGGTGGTCAAGCCGTGATCCCAGGTAACATCCTTGTTCGTCAGCGTGGTACTCAGTTCCACCCTGGTGTTGGTGTTCAGATTGGTAAAGATCACACTTTGTTCGCTGTTGCTGAAGGCCAAGTGAAGTTTGAAGTGAAAGGTAAGTTGAAGCGTCGTACAGTTTCTGTCGTAGCGGCTTAA
- the fabA gene encoding bifunctional 3-hydroxydecanoyl-ACP dehydratase/trans-2-decenoyl-ACP isomerase: MTTASSFEKDELLKCGHGEMFGAGNAQLPVGNMLMMDRITHISTEGGEHGKGEIIAELDIHPDLWFFACHFPGDPVMPGCLGLDAMWQLVGFFLGWKGNKGRGRALGSGEVKFTGQILPTAKKVTFHINLKRVIERKLVMGIADGSVKVDGREIYTAKDLRVGLFTSTDNF, translated from the coding sequence ATGACTACAGCTTCATCTTTTGAAAAAGACGAACTATTAAAATGCGGCCACGGTGAAATGTTTGGTGCAGGCAATGCCCAGCTTCCTGTCGGCAATATGCTAATGATGGATCGCATTACTCACATCTCGACTGAAGGCGGGGAACACGGCAAAGGCGAAATTATTGCTGAGCTCGACATCCACCCTGACCTTTGGTTTTTTGCGTGTCACTTCCCTGGCGACCCAGTTATGCCAGGCTGTTTAGGCTTGGACGCAATGTGGCAGCTAGTAGGATTTTTTCTAGGCTGGAAAGGCAATAAAGGTCGCGGTCGCGCCCTCGGCTCTGGTGAAGTTAAATTCACTGGGCAAATTCTGCCAACCGCGAAAAAAGTTACCTTCCACATCAACTTGAAACGCGTTATTGAGCGCAAGTTAGTGATGGGGATTGCAGACGGAAGTGTTAAAGTTGATGGTCGTGAAATTTACACCGCAAAAGACTTGCGGGTAGGCTTATTCACGTCAACGGATAACTTCTAA
- the proB gene encoding glutamate 5-kinase produces MEMREKIAKAQRIVVKIGSALLTNDGQGLDVARIGLWVAQIAQLRTQGKEVVLVSSGSIAAGMKRLGFSSRPTQVNELQAAAAVGQMELVGVYESHFEKHDLCTAQILLTHDDLSNRRRYLNARSSLRTLLGFGVVPIVNENDTVVTDEIRFGDNDTLGALVANLIEADVLIILTDQQGLFDKNPRDHQDATLISHISASDDRLESMASGGAGVLGSGGMLTKVRAARLAARSGADTLIASGREENVIVRVASGERLGTWLQPEQGRVAARKQWLAGHLKSRGALILDDGAVKALRQGGTSLLAVGVKDAQGTFSRGDMVICVDLQGGLVARGLVNYSVAETLKLLGQPSSNIGEILGYKGEPELIHRDDLVII; encoded by the coding sequence ATGGAAATGCGAGAAAAAATAGCGAAGGCGCAGCGTATCGTCGTCAAGATAGGCAGTGCCTTGTTGACAAATGATGGCCAAGGGTTAGATGTCGCTCGAATTGGCCTTTGGGTGGCTCAAATTGCTCAATTGCGAACGCAAGGTAAGGAAGTGGTGTTGGTGTCTTCTGGTTCTATTGCGGCTGGCATGAAGCGCCTCGGTTTTTCTTCTCGCCCCACTCAGGTTAACGAGCTGCAGGCGGCGGCCGCAGTGGGTCAAATGGAGTTGGTGGGCGTTTATGAGTCGCATTTTGAAAAGCATGACTTGTGTACTGCGCAGATCTTATTGACCCATGATGATTTGTCGAACCGTCGACGTTACTTAAATGCACGCTCTTCTTTGCGAACTCTGCTTGGTTTTGGCGTTGTGCCAATCGTTAATGAAAATGACACGGTTGTAACGGATGAAATTCGTTTTGGTGACAATGATACCTTAGGTGCTTTGGTTGCTAACTTGATTGAGGCTGATGTGTTGATTATTTTGACGGATCAGCAGGGGCTGTTTGATAAAAACCCGCGTGATCATCAAGATGCCACGCTAATCTCGCATATTTCAGCGTCGGATGATCGTCTTGAGTCGATGGCGAGTGGCGGTGCTGGCGTACTGGGCAGTGGCGGCATGCTGACGAAAGTGCGGGCGGCGCGTTTGGCGGCGCGGTCTGGTGCGGATACCTTGATTGCGTCTGGTCGTGAAGAAAATGTGATTGTGCGAGTAGCTTCAGGTGAGCGGCTAGGGACTTGGCTACAGCCAGAGCAGGGTAGAGTGGCGGCCCGCAAACAGTGGTTGGCAGGGCATTTGAAAAGCCGTGGTGCATTGATTCTAGATGATGGCGCGGTAAAGGCTTTGCGTCAGGGAGGTACCAGTTTGCTGGCGGTTGGCGTTAAAGATGCCCAAGGGACTTTTTCGCGCGGCGATATGGTGATTTGTGTTGACCTGCAAGGAGGGCTGGTGGCTCGTGGTTTAGTGAACTACAGTGTGGCCGAAACCTTGAAACTGCTGGGTCAGCCTTCGTCTAATATTGGCGAGATTCTGGGTTACAAGGGTGAGCCAGAGTTAATTCATCGTGATGATTTGGTGATTATTTAG
- a CDS encoding polyprenyl synthetase family protein, producing MQPIQIHDVVANEFGQVNDYIVSQLSSDIPLIEQIGYYIISNGGKRLRPLLVLLAAKASAELDAKKLEQAIQMATIIEFIHTSTLLHDDVVDESDMRRGKKTANEEWGNAPSVLVGDFLYSRAFQIMVDVGSMQCMSILAKTTNIIAEGEVQQLINCGDPDTTEESYLKVIQYKTAKLFEGAALCGAVVAGASAEHQEALRQFGSHVGTAFQLIDDVMDYTSTAEEMGKSVGDDLAEGKPTLPLIFTMKHGPKDAVERVRQAILTGGLDQLDTIINDVQNCGAIEYTQQKAQQQADLAIQAIASLPESDYKAALVALANASVKRRH from the coding sequence ATGCAACCTATACAAATACACGATGTTGTGGCCAATGAATTTGGCCAAGTGAACGACTATATTGTGTCACAACTTAGCAGTGACATCCCGCTCATAGAGCAAATCGGCTACTACATCATTAGTAATGGTGGAAAACGGCTCAGGCCGCTATTGGTATTGCTGGCGGCAAAAGCGAGCGCCGAACTCGACGCCAAAAAACTCGAACAAGCCATTCAGATGGCGACCATTATCGAATTTATTCATACCTCGACATTATTACATGACGATGTAGTGGATGAATCCGATATGCGTCGAGGCAAAAAAACCGCCAACGAAGAATGGGGTAATGCCCCCAGCGTTCTGGTGGGAGACTTTCTGTATTCGCGCGCTTTTCAAATCATGGTCGATGTCGGCAGCATGCAATGCATGAGCATTTTAGCCAAAACCACCAACATCATTGCCGAAGGCGAAGTTCAGCAATTAATTAACTGTGGCGACCCAGACACAACAGAAGAAAGTTACTTAAAAGTCATTCAATATAAAACCGCCAAATTGTTTGAAGGCGCGGCACTCTGTGGGGCCGTTGTCGCAGGCGCAAGCGCTGAACATCAAGAGGCCCTAAGACAGTTTGGTTCGCACGTTGGCACCGCTTTTCAGCTCATTGACGACGTGATGGATTACACCAGTACAGCAGAAGAAATGGGCAAGAGTGTTGGCGATGACCTTGCCGAGGGCAAACCCACCTTACCGCTCATATTCACCATGAAACACGGCCCTAAAGACGCCGTAGAGCGGGTCAGACAAGCCATACTAACCGGCGGACTTGACCAGCTAGATACGATTATCAATGATGTGCAAAACTGTGGCGCGATTGAATACACCCAGCAAAAAGCACAGCAACAGGCAGACCTAGCAATCCAAGCCATTGCGTCATTGCCAGAGTCGGACTATAAAGCCGCACTTGTCGCACTCGCCAACGCATCGGTAAAACGCCGCCACTAG
- the cgtA gene encoding Obg family GTPase CgtA, with product MKFVDEASIYVRAGKGGNGCLSFWREKFVAKGGPDGGDGGNGGSVVLVADEALNTLIDFRFTKKYIAESGETGQGRDMTGSKGPDLEIKVPVGTTVIDDDTGETLGDLVRDGQKLKVAQGGHHGLGNTRFKSSTNRAPRQTTKGTIGEERTLKLEMKVLADVGLLGLPNAGKSTFIRAVSSAKPKVADYPFTTLVPNLGVVKVKKHQSFVIADIPGIIEGASEGAGLGIRFLKHLVRNRILLHIVDLAPWDEITPAEAAVIAVNELHQFSPALAERDRWLVLNKTDMVPEDELEARCQSVIDALGWEGKAYRISAISGEGTEVLCLDLMTALDEKRELLIESPEAREKEKALRTLIDEEGRNRIMSLREKRRKAGLLLDDDDFDEDDYDVEVEYVS from the coding sequence GTGAAATTTGTTGATGAAGCCAGTATCTATGTAAGAGCGGGTAAAGGCGGTAATGGTTGTTTGAGCTTTTGGCGCGAAAAATTCGTGGCGAAAGGTGGTCCTGATGGTGGGGATGGCGGTAATGGCGGCAGTGTCGTACTGGTTGCTGATGAAGCCCTAAACACGCTGATTGATTTTCGTTTTACGAAGAAATACATTGCCGAGAGTGGTGAGACGGGCCAAGGTCGAGATATGACGGGTTCGAAAGGGCCTGATCTTGAAATTAAAGTGCCAGTGGGCACGACGGTGATTGACGACGATACCGGCGAGACGCTTGGTGATCTTGTTCGTGACGGTCAAAAATTAAAAGTCGCTCAAGGCGGGCATCATGGCTTGGGGAATACGCGATTCAAATCCAGTACCAACCGTGCGCCACGTCAAACAACGAAAGGCACCATTGGTGAAGAGCGTACGCTCAAGCTAGAAATGAAAGTGTTGGCAGACGTGGGGTTGCTAGGGCTGCCTAATGCGGGTAAGTCGACCTTTATTCGTGCTGTGTCTTCTGCTAAGCCAAAAGTGGCTGACTATCCGTTTACCACCTTGGTGCCAAACCTTGGCGTGGTAAAGGTTAAGAAACACCAAAGCTTTGTTATTGCTGACATTCCTGGAATTATTGAAGGGGCGTCTGAAGGTGCAGGACTGGGTATTCGCTTTCTGAAGCATTTGGTGCGTAACCGTATTTTGTTGCACATCGTAGACTTGGCGCCTTGGGATGAAATTACCCCGGCGGAAGCGGCGGTTATCGCGGTGAACGAGTTGCATCAGTTTAGTCCGGCTTTGGCCGAGCGTGATCGTTGGTTGGTGTTGAATAAAACCGATATGGTGCCAGAAGACGAATTGGAAGCGCGTTGCCAGAGCGTGATTGATGCGCTTGGCTGGGAAGGTAAGGCGTACCGTATTTCTGCCATTTCTGGTGAAGGTACGGAAGTCTTGTGTTTGGATTTGATGACGGCACTCGATGAGAAACGTGAGTTGTTGATCGAAAGTCCGGAAGCACGCGAGAAAGAAAAAGCACTGCGTACCTTGATTGATGAAGAAGGCCGAAACCGTATTATGTCATTGCGTGAAAAGCGTCGTAAAGCAGGCTTGTTGCTTGATGATGACGATTTTGATGAAGATGACTACGATGTGGAAGTGGAATACGTTAGCTAA
- a CDS encoding alpha/beta fold hydrolase, with protein sequence MSVSNRIDLTSWQHKVGDGHIQGYLGRVEENQPTLHFLHGNGFSVKTYLCFLEKLKGYNLIMQDAAGHGESTAGKQFIGWNATASRFVESLDAQRVALPKTELIGMGHSFGGCMTMLMSEQEPTLFDRLVLLDPALFPPRLIWMMRGVKLAGLKSQIPLAKQARRRRTQWESFAQVKSNFFERGTFKGWELACLEDYIASSIKHDEKGHYQLSCPSWMEAAIFSSYPKRLWGAIAKISVPTYIIQGKETFDYFKEAYQLAAKLNPHIQVIEVDGGHCFMQQHSAMAAQAVMEALKNA encoded by the coding sequence ATGAGTGTAAGTAACCGTATAGATTTAACGTCATGGCAGCATAAAGTGGGTGATGGCCATATCCAAGGATATCTTGGGCGAGTGGAAGAAAATCAGCCAACGCTTCATTTTCTGCATGGTAATGGCTTTTCAGTAAAGACGTATTTGTGCTTTTTGGAAAAGCTAAAAGGTTACAATTTGATTATGCAAGATGCGGCAGGTCACGGAGAATCTACCGCGGGAAAGCAGTTTATTGGCTGGAATGCGACTGCGTCTCGGTTTGTTGAGTCGCTGGATGCGCAGCGTGTGGCTTTGCCGAAAACCGAATTGATTGGTATGGGGCATAGTTTTGGCGGTTGCATGACCATGCTGATGAGTGAGCAAGAGCCTACGCTTTTTGATCGTTTGGTTTTATTGGATCCTGCGCTTTTTCCGCCGCGTTTAATTTGGATGATGCGCGGCGTCAAACTGGCAGGCTTAAAAAGTCAGATCCCCTTGGCTAAACAGGCTCGTCGTCGCCGGACGCAATGGGAAAGTTTTGCGCAAGTGAAAAGTAACTTTTTTGAAAGGGGCACGTTTAAAGGTTGGGAGTTAGCTTGCTTGGAAGACTATATTGCGTCTTCTATTAAGCATGATGAAAAAGGGCATTATCAATTAAGTTGTCCGTCGTGGATGGAAGCGGCGATATTTTCGAGTTATCCCAAGCGGCTCTGGGGGGCGATTGCGAAGATATCTGTGCCAACTTACATTATTCAGGGTAAAGAGACGTTTGATTATTTCAAAGAAGCTTACCAACTAGCAGCAAAGCTGAATCCGCACATTCAAGTCATCGAGGTCGACGGAGGGCATTGTTTTATGCAGCAGCATTCTGCGATGGCCGCTCAGGCGGTAATGGAGGCACTAAAAAACGCTTAA